ATAGCTGAAGAAAATGGAGACAGTTTCGAAAACTGGCTGCTCAACGAAATTTCCATTGGTTACGCAGTTGAATACATACCCCTTGAACTATCCGTCAGCGGAGGGATGGTTCAGCCGGTAGAAATACTCCTGCCCAAAGACATAGCCGTGCGTTCGATAATTTGCACTGTCAACGGCGTCGAATTCACTGAAGAAGTGCTGTTTATGAAGACTGCGGAATTCGCCGAATTCGCCGGCAGAATTACAAATCCCGCCGCACAGCACAAAGTTTATTTTTCTTCGACGTGCAGTCAGGAAAACATGCTAATGCTGGAGCCCTGGCTGAAGACAGAAGGATTAGTCTACTGCGTGTCAAACGAAAAGATAGATGAAGCCTCAACCATGTTCCAGAACGTAAACTACGCATACACAGAAAGCCTGTACAACGAAGTATTCCGCTTCAGAGGCATATTCTCCAAGGATATGCTCGACGAAAAAGGGCGTCTGTCGCTTGGAAATTTGCCATTAGACATGGTAAAAAGAGACGAAAGCACGTTGTACAATGACGAATTTGCAAGACTCGCCTCGAATTACGCCGCGGGATTTTTCCTTCTGGGCACGAATGAAATTAAAAAATTTGAAAAAGGCGAAACAACAGATCCGGCAAAAGCGCTCATATACATGAAGATCGGCAATCTCATAAGCAAAGGCAACGAACTGCAGTTCACGTACTATCTGGTCGAAGCTTACAAAATTGCCGGAATGAAAGAAGAAGCCGCAGCTCTTATTGACGATTTTATATCGCGGATGGAATCGAGAATTGAAAGGGAGTACATCCCCTCCGAAAAGGAAAGGCTGTCGTTCTCCGTGGGATTTTTCACAGCAAAAAAAATCTACACACTGTTGTATTTCCAGGAAAACGAAGAAGCCAAGAAAGAATTTCTGGCGTCTCAAGACGTTCTTAAAAACACGTCGCTTCAGGATTACGTCATACTGCAGGGTCTTTTCAGCTACAGAGACGGCGACAGGGAGGGGGCAAAGGCTCTTCTTGAAAGCGCGGGTCTTTATTCTGTTGATTACGCTTTTGTCGTCGAATGGATAGATCAGGGCGTTCTCAGGGAGACGGGAGACACCGGTTTTGCAAAATTCGTCGTCGGTCTTTATCTTGAAAATGTTGAAGTGGATGATTCGCTTATTACGTCTTTCGGCATGGGTTGGTTATTTTCGGAACCGGATTCACTCGTCGAATGATGTGAGGGGTATTTCCGGACCGGAAGAAAATGAGGCACAAAAAAGACGCCGTAACAGCTCTGGCGGTTTTCCTTTTTTTGTTTCTTGTTTTTGCCGCGACTTCGGCGCCGACGATTTCCTGGTGGGACAGCTCTGAATTTGTCGCGGCCGCATCCTGCTGGGGCATACCGCATCCTCCGGGCAGTCCGCTTTATGTGACTCTGTCGAGAGTTTTCTGCGCATTTGCCAATGACGCCGCTTTAACGGCAAGATGCGTGAATTTCCTCAGCGTGACGGCGACCGCTGGGGCCGGCGTATTTCTATTTCTTTCGCTTAAAAAGATATTTGGAACCGAAAGCATTTTCAAAAAATATGTTCTGGCGAGCGCCGCCGTCTGCGGCATGATGAGTTTCTCCGTCTGGGATAGCGCCGTGGAAGCCGAAGTTTACGGACTTTCGACTCTCGCTATATTCGCTCTGCTTTGGATGTCTTTGAAGACAACCGAAGGAAAAACCAGGTATTTTTTGACCGCTTCATATCTCATTGCCCTGTCTTTTTCAATTCACGCGACGGCTATGATATCTTCGATACCTGTCGCAGCCGCTTTCGTTCTGTCAGAAGTTAAAAAGAGGACGAAAATCATTATTGTTGCAGTTTCGCTTTTGTGCGCCTCCCTCGGAGCTTCTTCTTACATGATATTGTATTTCAGGGCTCTTGAAAAACCCTCGCTGAACGAGTCTTCTATTGAAAGTATTAGCGACCTTACCGATGTCGCTCTGAGAAGGCAGTACGGGAGCAATAGCCTTTTGGAAAGAAGCACTTCGTCATTGACCGGTTACGGCTTTGTGAAAGGTTTTTTTTATCAAAACGTTTCCTACGTCAATTATTTATCGTGGCAGTTCACGCCTTTCGTCAGGGAGGGAAAATTCGGAGCGTCCGGTATGGCTTTAACTTCATTGTTCATGACGGTTTTCGTTTTGCTTTTTTCATATTCCCTCTTCAGGGCTTTTCGCGAAAAAAGCAAAAAAAAACTCGCGGTATTTCTTCTTTTCATGCTCTGCCTCAGCCTTGTTCTCGTTTTTGTTTTCAATTTTAAATTCTGTTCGAGCGATACGGATCCCTCGCACGTGCCTAAAGAAGCGAGACCCAGGGATTATTTTTTTTCAGCCGGTTTCGCTTTGATATACGCTTTCTCTCTTTGTTCGCTGATTTACGTCAAAAGGAAAATCGCCCTGACCCTGTCGCTGATTTTTACGGCGACGGGACTTTACAACGGCTTCACGGGTCACGCCAACAGAAGAGGCAACTGGACGGCACACGCCTTCGCGATGAACGTGCTCGAGTCAACTTCGGGGAAATCCGTGATAATGGTGCAGGGAGACAACGACACATTCACTCTCTGGTTTGCCCAGATTGTCGGCGGAATAAGGAATTACGATCCTGTCTCGGACACGGGGACCATAGTCATAAACCGCACTCTTCTGAATTTACCCTGGTACATGGACGAGATCTCGGAAAAAATACCTTTTGATCTCTCAAAAGTTTATGGAGACCTTTTTGACGAAATAGACCTCGAGGGAAAAGACGTGGAGGATTTCTGCAGAAATAACGCTTTGGCGGTGAAAAACGGCGACGGAAGGATTTTATATCCGGGCGACGTCGTGGCAAGGTGTATTTTGGCAGAAATTTCGGGCATTGACTACGACCTCAGTGTAATAGCGCTTTCCGACAGTGCCTTTTCCGATGTCATTAGAAAAAGCGGGAAAATGTCCTGCAGGCTCTACTCGACTTCCGGATTTTCCGAACTGGAAGGGCTTTGGGTGAGAGAAGGGCTTCTGCTGAGAGCCTTTGGAGATTCTTCAGAAAACAGACGATTGTTGCTCGGTTACGACTACGGCGGTATAATAAACCGTCAACACTTGGACGAAAACGGCAGACTTGAGAGTTTTCGAACACCGGCACTGAGCGCCGCTTTCGAAAGAGACATTGACAGCCGGGCTATGTCGGTTTTTTATGCGGCGGCTGTCGAAGCGCTCGACACCTCTGACAGTCTGTTTTGGGCTCTGTCGCCTGTATTCCTCGGCGGAGAAAGGGGTGTTTCCGATGAATCTCATGAATGACGCTAAAATCTACGTTCTCGACACTAACGTAATAATGTACGATTACAGATGCATTTACTCTTTCAAGGAAAACAACGTCGTCATACCGATAACAGTCCTCGAAGAAATAGACAAGTTCAAAAAAGGCAACGAGATGATCAATTACAACGTCAGGGAGTTTTCCAGGGAACTCGATTCGCTTCTCGGAGACAGCCTGACAACGGACGGGATCAAACTCGAAAGCGGAAGCTTGGTCAGTGTGGACACGAACCTCAAAAAAGACAAATTTCTTTCAGAAACGCTCATAGACGACAGCCCCGACCACAGAATACTGTCCGTCGCCTACAACCTTTCTAAAAAATTCGGAGACAAAAGAGTGGTCCTCGTGACAAAGGACATCAATCTCAGGATAAAAGCCAAAGGTATTGGAGTCAGGGCGGAGGATTACCTGACGGGAAAGATAAAAGATATAGACGCGCTTTACACGGGCAAAAACCTGATTGAAGACGTGTCCGATGAAATCATAGACTCCCTTTACGAAAAAAAGAACATAGGGCTTGCCGAAACTCAGCTCGGACTGGAACCCTATCCCAACGAATATTTCATTCTCAGGAACGACCACAAGAGCATTCTCAGCGTATACAATTCAGGAACTCAATCCCTGAGACTTGTAGAGCGAAAAAGCGCTTACGGCATACAGCCGAGAAACGCCGAGCAGACATTTTCTCTAGACGCTCTAATAAACCAGGACATCCAGCTCGCGACTCTTTCAGGCAAAGCGGGTACCGGTAAAACGCTGATGGCTCTTGCCGCCGCCCTCGAGGTCAGGAAATACTACAGCCAGATACTTCTGGCGAGGCCGATAATACCTCTGTCAAACAAAGACATAGGTTTTCTTCCCGGGGACGTCAAGAGCAAAATTGACCCCTACATGCAGCCACTTTTCGACAATTTATCCGTAATACAGAACCAGTATTCATCGGATTCAAAGGAATTTGCCAAGATAACCGAGCTTTTGAACAACGAAAAATTGCTTATAATTCCTCTGGCGTTTATAAGGGGAAGGAGCTTGTCGAGGTTTTATTTTATTATTGACGAGGCGCAGAACCTGACTCCTCACGAGGTCAAGACGATAATAACGAGGGCGGGAGAAGGCACGAAAGTCGTCTTCACGGGCGATCCGCATCAGATAGATACGCCATACCTTGACTCCAGAAGCAACGGCTTGACCTATCTCATAGACAAAATGAAAGGCCAGGAGATATACGCCAACGTAACCCTCGAAAAAGGCGTCCGTTCACCTCTGGCCGAACTCGCGTCGAATCTTTTGTAACGGGATCAAAACACGGAAAACTTGCCGCTGAATGACCTGTTCTCAAGAATAGGTCATTCAGCGGAAAATTCACAATATTTTAAAAAATAATCAGTTAAAGTATGAAAATATCTTTACAAAACAAATAAAAAGTAATAATTACTGTTTATGAGTGATGTGAACGGAATCCTCGATTACAGGTATTTTTTCCCGGAAAAACCCGAAGACATATACGAACAATCCAGAAAAGCTATAAAAAGTGCTTATCCTGATTTCGACATGTCAGGATTGAAAAAAGTGTTCGAAGACATTTTGGATCTTTTTGACGGAAAATTCCCGGGTTACAGAAAATGCACAACGAAATACCACGATTTGTCGCACACACTTTCTGTGTATCTCGCATCTTCGAGGCTGATAGACGGCGCCGCCCGTTCGGGAATACGCTTCAAAGACGAGTACATCCGCCTGTCCCTGATATCTTCTCTTTTTCACGACGTCGGATACATACAGAGAACGGAAGACGAAAGCGGAACAGGGGCGAAGTTTTCCGTCGGTCATGAAGAAAGGAGTATTGTTTTCGCGTCGAATTATCTCGGAGAAAAGGGATACACGAATTTCGACAGAATGAGGGCTTCGCACATAATAGCCTCGACAATTCTCGAACTGCCCATTGACGAAATCCCGTTTCACTCCGATGAACTTAAGTTTTTAGGAAAAATAGTGGGAACCTCGGATCTCGTCGCTCAGATAGCGGACAGGTTTTATCTCGAAAAACTCCTTTTTCTTTTCAGAGAATTTTCCGAAGCCGGAATACCCGGTTTTCCAAGCGAGATAGATCTTTTGAAAAACACCGAGACGTTTTACAAAGACGTGTCAAAAAACAAAATTTACGGAGAATACCAGGGCGTTTTCGATCTGGTTGAAGGTCATTTTGAAAGCAATTTTGGCATAAAAATCAATCCCTACAAGAAATACATGGAAAAGAATTTAAAATATCTCGGAAATATTTTGACAAACTGCGAATCCGACTACCGTTCCCTGTTAAGAAGAGGAGGCATAGTCGAAATGCTCAAGAGAGAAGAAAGCGCCAACCCGTTGGTCAGGAAAGGTTTCAAAAGATGACTCTTACACTGCGTGACGTCCGGAAATATTATCAGTCCGTTAAAGCTGTTGATGGCGTGTCTTTCGAAGTGAAATCCGGAGAGCTTCTCGGTCTGATAGGTCCCAACGGAGCTGGAAAATCCACGACGATAAGAATGGTCATGAACATAATAGCTCCCGATTCGGGCGAGATTCTTTTCGACGGCAAAAAAATCTCTGACAGGGATTTTGACAGAATAGGATATCTTCCGGAAGAGAGAGGGATATATAAAAAATTCAAGGTTTCGGCCGTTTTAAGATATTTTGCGTCCTTAAAAGGCAAATCGGCGAAAGAGACAAGCGGAAAAATAGACGAATGGCTCGAAAAGCTTGGTCTGCCGGAATGGAAAGAGAGAAAGGTCGAAGAACTTTCAAAAGGCATGAGCCAGAAAGTCCAGTTCATAGCCGCAGTCCTGCACGACCCCGATATAATTTTTCTCGACGAACCATTTGCCGGTCTCGATCCTGTGAGCTCCGAGGTGATAAGAGAAACAGTCCAGGAACTTTCTGACAAGAGAAAGACGATAATATTTTCAACTCACATAATGGAGCAGGCGGAAAAGATTTGCGACTCGATTTTTCTAATAGACAAGGGCAGAGAAGTCGTCTACGGAACTCTCGACGGCGTAAAAAAGAAATTCGGCAAGAACTCGGTCATAATGGAATTTGACGGAGACCTTGGATTTTTGAAAAACACCGGTCTGGTTTCTGACATAATATCCTATCCGCGCTGGGTAGAGATAGCATTAGCTCCAGGGAAAACACCTGACGATCTTTTGACTGCCGTAGCCGGAAAAGAGTCCGTTATGAGGTTTGAGGTGACCAGACCTTCACTACAGAAAATTTTCATAGACCTCGTCGGAGGCAAAAAGGCGGAAGAATGAAAAAGTTTTTCTGCGTTCTCAGACAGGAATTCAAAACCGTCGCAATGAACAAGAGTTTTATAGTCTTTACGCTTCTCGGGCCTGTTTTCATGATAGGAATCACGGTTTTTCCAATGTTCTTGATGAAAAGCACTCAGACGAAAAATGTCGTTGTATATATTGTTACAGAAGACAACAACATTGCCGCGGCAATGAAGATGAGACTAAAAAACTCCGGTATAGACATCGTCAAAAGCTCCGATTCGAAAAATGTTCTCGATTCATTTGTAAGAAAGGGAGTTATCTACGGATACGTCGTCTTCCCTGAAAGCATACTCACAAAAGACACCTTCGAGTTTGTCACAAAAGACATGGCGGACTACACTATAATCGCGTCGCTTGAAGGAGCTCTTGGCAACTACGTAATAACCCAGAGGATGATAAACGAAGGTATTGATCCGTCGAGGGTCAGCTCGCTGACTTTGCCTCCGGTCATAAGCGCCGTCAAACTGACCAAAGAAGGCCTAAAGGTCAGACAGGATTTTTTGGCGTCTTTTTTCACGGCGATTACTTTCACAACTCTTCTCTACATGACAATACTTATTTACGGACAATCCATAGGAAGGTCTGTCATAAACGAAAAGAAGACAAAAACGGTCGAAATCATCCTTTCCTCCGTCAAACCTTTCACCCTCATGCTCGGAAAAATTTCAGGCCAAGCCGCTGCGAGTCTTCTTCAATACGGGTTCTGGCTTTCATTGAGTTTTTTCGCCTTAAAAATTATAGGAAGCAGATTTCAAAATCTGAATGTCCCCGCCCTACCCCACGGAATCTACGGCTATCTTATATCGTTTTACATTCTCGGTTTTCTTATGTATGCGGCTGTCTACGCCGCGCTCGGAGCGGCTTCGGAGGACGAGAACAACCTTCAACAGCTCGCTATGCCGGTGATTTTTCTACTCATCCTTCCGATGATAAGCGTATCGGCGATAATAATGAATCCGAACTCGGGTTTTGCCGTCTTTTTTTCGCTTTTCCCTTTCACGGCTCCGATGGTCATGTTTCTCAGGACCACTATATCTTCCCCGCCTCTCTATCAGGTGGCTATTGCCTATGGCCTGATTGTATTGACAATTTTTTTCCTGTTCTTTCTCGCCGCCAAAATATTCAGGGTGGGAATATTGATGACCGGAAAAAAGTTCAACTTCAAGGATATAATGCTCTGGCTCAGATCGTGAAAACTAAAGAGAATACAACCACCTTGTCGGTATTTTTTTGAATACAAAAAAAACCGGATCCAACACGAAGAAAATAAAGATCACTTACCGCGAATGGACACTAATCCGATTTTTCATCATAGATGAAAATATCGTTACGCGAATGAACAAGGGATAATTGTATGTAAACTTATTTGCAGAAGGCAAATAAGAAATTTTCTTCGTGATTCAAATTTCTTAACCTTTAAACATAGAAAATTTAACAGATCTCAATATAATTCTTCGAGGACGAGGTCTATGTCGAGAATTTCAACTCCTCTTTTAACTTTCAACTGGATTTTTGTCCCTTCTTCAGATCTGAAAATTTCCCTGATTTCTGACAAGGTTGCAAAGTCCCCTATGTCTTTTCCGTCTATTGCTAAAATGATGTCTCCTTCCTTGAATCCGGCTCTATCGGAGGGAGTTCCGGGAGAAATAAAGAATAATTCCACACCTTCTTCAGTGTCCCATATCGCCATACCGCTCTTCTCTCTTGGGAAATTTCTGCTGTAATCTTCACCTTTTTCGAGGATTATTTTCTGATTCTGATAATCGAGATAGAGGACAAAGTGCTTTAATATATCATTTCCAAGATTTCCCACGTAACGCCTGTCGGAAAAAGCTCCGATACCGGTCTCTGTTGGTATTGATATGACGGTGGTTTCGACCCTGAAATCCTCTATCCTGACAAAATCAAACAGAGCTCTTTTATCGGATATTTCACCATCTGCACCGAAAGCGACTGATTCAATGCCTTCGATTTCGAGGAGGTCATTTTCTTCGGCGTAGTGATGATGAAAAGACAGTCCCGTCGCGCCTATGTCGAGCCGCCACATTCCGGAGTATTTGTCGTCTACGCTCATCGGCACTATGAACATGTTGTCTTCAAGCGGTGAGTTAATAATGGTTCCTGCACCTTTGTATTCGAAACTGTCTGGAAGATAAAAAGAAATCCTTTCATTTGCGTAGTCTATTTTAGTGACGAATCTCGACAAGAAATCGTATCCGAGGATTCCGCAGACTTCCATTCTCGAGAGTTTTTTCATGAAATTCTGAATCTCGATGGCCACTACTTTCTGCTCTTTGAACTCCAAACCTTTTAAGCTGAAGGGCGGAAGCGTTGTAAAAGTGACGTCTACCGTGCCGCCGACTCCTTGTCCTGTCAGAGAGCCCTGAAGGTCGAGTCCAAGTTCCTGCGCGTA
The genomic region above belongs to candidate division WOR-3 bacterium and contains:
- a CDS encoding DUF2723 domain-containing protein; this translates as MRHKKDAVTALAVFLFLFLVFAATSAPTISWWDSSEFVAAASCWGIPHPPGSPLYVTLSRVFCAFANDAALTARCVNFLSVTATAGAGVFLFLSLKKIFGTESIFKKYVLASAAVCGMMSFSVWDSAVEAEVYGLSTLAIFALLWMSLKTTEGKTRYFLTASYLIALSFSIHATAMISSIPVAAAFVLSEVKKRTKIIIVAVSLLCASLGASSYMILYFRALEKPSLNESSIESISDLTDVALRRQYGSNSLLERSTSSLTGYGFVKGFFYQNVSYVNYLSWQFTPFVREGKFGASGMALTSLFMTVFVLLFSYSLFRAFREKSKKKLAVFLLFMLCLSLVLVFVFNFKFCSSDTDPSHVPKEARPRDYFFSAGFALIYAFSLCSLIYVKRKIALTLSLIFTATGLYNGFTGHANRRGNWTAHAFAMNVLESTSGKSVIMVQGDNDTFTLWFAQIVGGIRNYDPVSDTGTIVINRTLLNLPWYMDEISEKIPFDLSKVYGDLFDEIDLEGKDVEDFCRNNALAVKNGDGRILYPGDVVARCILAEISGIDYDLSVIALSDSAFSDVIRKSGKMSCRLYSTSGFSELEGLWVREGLLLRAFGDSSENRRLLLGYDYGGIINRQHLDENGRLESFRTPALSAAFERDIDSRAMSVFYAAAVEALDTSDSLFWALSPVFLGGERGVSDESHE
- a CDS encoding PhoH family protein; the encoded protein is MNDAKIYVLDTNVIMYDYRCIYSFKENNVVIPITVLEEIDKFKKGNEMINYNVREFSRELDSLLGDSLTTDGIKLESGSLVSVDTNLKKDKFLSETLIDDSPDHRILSVAYNLSKKFGDKRVVLVTKDINLRIKAKGIGVRAEDYLTGKIKDIDALYTGKNLIEDVSDEIIDSLYEKKNIGLAETQLGLEPYPNEYFILRNDHKSILSVYNSGTQSLRLVERKSAYGIQPRNAEQTFSLDALINQDIQLATLSGKAGTGKTLMALAAALEVRKYYSQILLARPIIPLSNKDIGFLPGDVKSKIDPYMQPLFDNLSVIQNQYSSDSKEFAKITELLNNEKLLIIPLAFIRGRSLSRFYFIIDEAQNLTPHEVKTIITRAGEGTKVVFTGDPHQIDTPYLDSRSNGLTYLIDKMKGQEIYANVTLEKGVRSPLAELASNLL
- a CDS encoding HD domain-containing protein yields the protein MSDVNGILDYRYFFPEKPEDIYEQSRKAIKSAYPDFDMSGLKKVFEDILDLFDGKFPGYRKCTTKYHDLSHTLSVYLASSRLIDGAARSGIRFKDEYIRLSLISSLFHDVGYIQRTEDESGTGAKFSVGHEERSIVFASNYLGEKGYTNFDRMRASHIIASTILELPIDEIPFHSDELKFLGKIVGTSDLVAQIADRFYLEKLLFLFREFSEAGIPGFPSEIDLLKNTETFYKDVSKNKIYGEYQGVFDLVEGHFESNFGIKINPYKKYMEKNLKYLGNILTNCESDYRSLLRRGGIVEMLKREESANPLVRKGFKR
- a CDS encoding ATP-binding cassette domain-containing protein — translated: MTLTLRDVRKYYQSVKAVDGVSFEVKSGELLGLIGPNGAGKSTTIRMVMNIIAPDSGEILFDGKKISDRDFDRIGYLPEERGIYKKFKVSAVLRYFASLKGKSAKETSGKIDEWLEKLGLPEWKERKVEELSKGMSQKVQFIAAVLHDPDIIFLDEPFAGLDPVSSEVIRETVQELSDKRKTIIFSTHIMEQAEKICDSIFLIDKGREVVYGTLDGVKKKFGKNSVIMEFDGDLGFLKNTGLVSDIISYPRWVEIALAPGKTPDDLLTAVAGKESVMRFEVTRPSLQKIFIDLVGGKKAEE
- a CDS encoding ABC transporter permease; protein product: MKKFFCVLRQEFKTVAMNKSFIVFTLLGPVFMIGITVFPMFLMKSTQTKNVVVYIVTEDNNIAAAMKMRLKNSGIDIVKSSDSKNVLDSFVRKGVIYGYVVFPESILTKDTFEFVTKDMADYTIIASLEGALGNYVITQRMINEGIDPSRVSSLTLPPVISAVKLTKEGLKVRQDFLASFFTAITFTTLLYMTILIYGQSIGRSVINEKKTKTVEIILSSVKPFTLMLGKISGQAAASLLQYGFWLSLSFFALKIIGSRFQNLNVPALPHGIYGYLISFYILGFLMYAAVYAALGAASEDENNLQQLAMPVIFLLILPMISVSAIIMNPNSGFAVFFSLFPFTAPMVMFLRTTISSPPLYQVAIAYGLIVLTIFFLFFLAAKIFRVGILMTGKKFNFKDIMLWLRS
- a CDS encoding aspartyl protease family protein, whose amino-acid sequence is MKKTTLFVGIIVISICIFSLQSCSKKGLEKDGADTVFSGPTWSGEPLDPYEIFQKHYDAMGGLENVRKEKSNYIEGNITIVGTGLEGTFKQWNEYPLKRKEEVDLTIISQTSGDDGEFSWLIDMNGKLQIQKDSNTVQERRITELLADYEHLNRNSEYFNLSFLGADTANGLDCYVIELKNNINEDKEWRYFDTSSYYLVKKIDFKHPHETHTMFSDYREIDGIFCSFRQEIEILPLKQKQVIEITRYDINPEIEDQIFIIPEESAPDFVFANGKFAENIPFDFIEDHIYIEVDIEGKKSLWILDCGASASVISLEYAQELGLDLQGSLTGQGVGGTVDVTFTTLPPFSLKGLEFKEQKVVAIEIQNFMKKLSRMEVCGILGYDFLSRFVTKIDYANERISFYLPDSFEYKGAGTIINSPLEDNMFIVPMSVDDKYSGMWRLDIGATGLSFHHHYAEENDLLEIEGIESVAFGADGEISDKRALFDFVRIEDFRVETTVISIPTETGIGAFSDRRYVGNLGNDILKHFVLYLDYQNQKIILEKGEDYSRNFPREKSGMAIWDTEEGVELFFISPGTPSDRAGFKEGDIILAIDGKDIGDFATLSEIREIFRSEEGTKIQLKVKRGVEILDIDLVLEELY